A part of Vanessa tameamea isolate UH-Manoa-2023 chromosome 20, ilVanTame1 primary haplotype, whole genome shotgun sequence genomic DNA contains:
- the LOC113401547 gene encoding ubiquitin-conjugating enzyme E2-17 kDa yields the protein MSTPARRRLMRDFKRLQEDPPTGVSGAPTDNNIMIWNAVIFGPHDTPFEDGTFKLTIEFTEEYPNKPPTVRFVSKMFHPNVYADGGICLDILQNRWSPTYDVSAILTSIQSLLSDPNPNSPANSMAAQLYKENRREYEKRVKACVEQSFID from the exons ATGTCAACTCCTGCCAGAAGACGTCTGATGAGAGATTTTAAGCG cTTACAAGAAGACCCACCTACTGGTGTCTCAGGAGCTCCCACGGATAACAATATCATGATCTGGAATGCTGTGATATTTGGACCTCATGATACTCCATTTGAAGATGGAACATTCAAACTAACCATTGAATTTACAGAAGAATACCCCAATAAACCACCAACGGTTCGATTTGTATCCAAAATGTTTCACCCAAATGTATATGCTGATGGTGGTATTTGCTTAGACATATTACAAAACAGATGGAGTCCTACATATGACGTTTCAGCAATTTTAACTTCTATACAG TCTTTATTAAGTGATCCCAATCCAAATTCACCAGCAAATTCGATGGCTGCACAACTTTACAAGGAGAATCGACGAGAATATGAAAAAAGAGTCAAAGCATGTGTAGAACAGTCCTTTATTGATTAG
- the LOC113401546 gene encoding RNA exonuclease 1 homolog, producing the protein MLPSTGYFKGINCPFYDSGLCERPYCHFRHVKKEPQNVCNDGIESGSILQKLVSAAVQKVLQQTESGTTSSTQVNSDIEANNLKPQSSKATYNPTPIAELNKINSTDSDNDDINEQKKRHIPVPYTPRKPASLPIKRPVDTNGSKLFTYLPPVKYTPGSETVPLDPYTPKGSSESKEKYLPGSEAEIPEYTLNETQNSKVNYIPSDKNVNKKKILEYKPTKVKGQLPSVTYQPTPKSLVPCFSSDEDEPDTKKRKLSNDLNGLDDLGPEFDILDQILDEEKSEKDIKNIPQKDSKECKENRHKTKSSKSDKHKNDPKKSDKDRSNKLIEKSSEKKDSQEKKTSSDKKSSHKSSSKDKNKSERKDKSDKKSHSRDKSSDNSSKHSRSSSSKHSKHENKAKDVKRNDSNHHKSHHHYKESKEKREKHKKKHDKSATKIKSDNEDDHNYDELIEDELNELSESDEETIAQECKRIFEEYVPTKKINKIEPEKVENEIENEDIITQSKKRISRTVEKNIKILPKAPVKPDFKGNAAQAMAERLAKVREFHAAKSTNENVMSTNLVPKPDITKSSSKIRIAHVPYASTLLSAKKIIPSTINSVKQIDPSPSTSIQTVKKGTQRVAHIPNEKFIDRPGVLEPLGSKIPVNIRSTYLNLMIDHSLKIYISATDAYARAQHEELTTSKKCSTVQIYKNSAVLTISRLKKELQECNGVKKSGGDLSTLQKGGQQGTVSKSCTAGSWSIENKNRNNTIDTKQLTGSKLYNYIKKWILTEEQLIQNGYPRPHSSGVKGRAIIYGQNKQNPPKGLIRTCCRCKKNYTVDKKGFAAIKEECIYHPNNKYRVRGEARYQCCSQDGTSDGCCIASSHVYEYVDFENLKGYVKTLPPENIMEDYGVYSLDCEMCYTTQGLDLTRVTVIDAACKVVYETLIKPLHPIIDYNTRYSGITEEQMSEVKTTLLEVQATLLAMFTSQTILIGHSLESDFKALKLIHDTVIDTSVLFPHKMGPPYKRALRNLSSEYLKKIIQNSVDGHDSAEDASVCMELILYKVKEDLKTR; encoded by the coding sequence ATGTTACCCTCAACGGGTTATTTTAAAGGGATTAATTGTCCTTTTTACGACAGCGGATTGTGTGAGCGTCCCTATTGCCATTTTCGTCATGTTAAGAAAGAACCACAAAACGTTTGTAACGATGGAATAGAAAGCGGATCTATTCTTCAAAAACTAGTGTCAGCTGCAGTCCAAAAAGTTTTACAGCAAACAGAGAGTGGCACAACTTCATCGACGCAAGTTAATTCCGATATTGAGGCAAATAACTTAAAACCTCAGTCGTCCAAAGCTACCTACAACCCTACACCTATAGccgaactaaataaaataaacagtacaGATTCCGATAATGATGACATTAATGAACAAAAAAAGAGACATATACCTGTGCCATATACACCGAGAAAGCCAGCCAGTTTGCCGATTAAGAGACCTGTAGATACTAATGGTTCGAAGCTCTTCACTTATTTACCACCTGTGAAGTATACCCCAGGTTCTGAAACTGTACCGTTGGATCCTTATACTCCAAAAGGATCGAGTGAATCAAAAGAGAAGTACTTGCCAGGATCAGAAGCTGAAATACCAGAATATACTCTTAATGAGACACAGAATTCCAAAGTAAATTATATCCCTTctgataaaaatgttaataaaaaaaaaatattagagtaTAAACCAACAAAGGTTAAAGGTCAACTACCCTCTGTTACCTACCAGCCAACACCAAAATCATTAGTCCCTTGTTTTTCAAGTGATGAAGACGAACCAGATACGAAGAAAAGAAAACTTTCAAACGATCTTAATGGATTAGATGACTTAGGGCCAGAGTTTGATATTTTAGACCAAATTCTTGATGAAGAAAAATCagaaaaagatattaaaaatataccacaAAAAGATTCTAAGGAATGTAAAGAAAATAGGCATAAAACCAAAAGCTCAAAAtcagataaacataaaaatgaccCAAAAAAATCTGATAAAGATAGATCAaacaaattaatagaaaaatcaaGTGAAAAAAAGGATTCCCAAGAGAAAAAGACAAGTTCTGATAAAAAAAGTAGTCATAAAAGTTCAAGTAAAGATAAGAACAAGTCTGAGAGAAAAGATAAATCAGACAAAAAGTCTCATTCAAGAGACAAAAGTTCCGATAATAGTTCTAAACATTCAAGAAGTAGTTCATCAAAACATtcaaaacatgaaaataaagcTAAAGATGTAAAGCGCAATGATAGCAATCATCATAAATCACATCACCATTACAAagaatcaaaagaaaaaagggaaaaacataaaaaaaaacatgataaatctgctacaaaaataaaatctgataaTGAAGATGATCATAATTATGACGAACTCATTGAAGATGAATTAAATGAGTTGTCTGAATCTGATGAAGAAACTATTGCACAAGAATGTAAAAGAATATTTGAAGAATATGTaccaactaaaaaaataaacaaaatagaaCCTGAGAAGGtagaaaatgaaattgaaaatgaagATATCATAACACAAAGTAAAAAACGAATATCAAGAACTGttgaaaagaatattaaaatattacccaAAGCTCCAGTGAAACCTGATTTTAAAGGTAATGCTGCGCAAGCTATGGCAGAAAGATTAGCCAAAGTAAGAGAATTTCATGCTGCAAAAAGTACTaatgaaaatgttatgtctACAAATTTAGTTCCAAAGCCAGATATTACAAAGAGTAGTTCTAAAATTCGCATTGCTCATGTTCCCTATGCATCAACATTGTTATctgcaaaaaaaattattccttcTACCATAAATTCTGTCAAGCAAATAGACCCCTCTCCTAGTACATCTATACAAACTGTTAAGAAGGGTACCCAAAGAGTGGCACACATACCGAATGAAAAGTTTATAGATAGACCTGGGGTTCTTGAGCCACTTGGTTCAAAAATTCCAGTAAATATAAGATCAACATATTTAAATCTGATGATCGAtcacagtttaaaaatatacatctcAGCAACAGATGCTTATGCCAGAGCCCAGCACGAGGAATTAACAACAAGTAAAAAATGTTCCActgtacaaatttataaaaattcagCTGTTCTGACAATtagtagattaaaaaaagaactacaaGAATGTAACGGAGTAAAGAAATCTGGAGGAGATTTATCAACACTACAAAAAGGAGGCCAACAAGGAACAGTAAGTAAATCATGCACAGCTGGTTCATGGAGCATAGAgaacaaaaacagaaataatacTATAGACACAAAACAGTTAACTGGTTCTaagctatataattatataaaaaaatggattttaacAGAAGAACAACTAATACAAAATGGATATCCCAGACCACATAGCAGCGGTGTAAAGGGTAGAGCTATCATATATGGTCAGAATAAACAAAATCCACCAAAAGGATTAATAAGAACTTGTTGCAGGTGTAAAAAGAATTATACAGTAGACAAAAAAGGGTTTGCAGCAATTAAGGAAGAATGTATTTACCACCCTAACAATAAATATAGAGTGAGGGGCGAGGCTCGCTATCAGTGCTGCAGTCAGGATGGAACTTCTGATGGTTGTTGTATAGCTTCAAGTCATGTTTATGAATATGTTGATTTCGAAAATTTAAAAGGTTATGTGAAAACCTTACCACCTGAAAACATAATGGAGGATTATGGTGTATACTCATTGGACTGTGAAATGTGTTATACAACACAAGGGTTAGATTTGACCAGGGTAACAGTGATTGATGCAGCATGTAAAGTAGTATATGAGACTCTTATCAAGCCTCTTCATCCAATTATTGACTACAATACAAGATATTCAGGAATCACTGAAGAACAAATGTCAGAAGTAAAGACTACACTTCTGGAAGTACAAGCAACACTACTTGCTATGTTTACTAGCCAAACTATTCTGATAGGTCATAGTTTAGAATCTGATTTTAAAGCACTCAAACTTATTCATGATACAGTTATCGATACTAGTGTACTATTTCCACACAAAATGGGTCCACCATACAAGAGAGCATTAAGAAACCTATCATcagaatacttaaaaaaaattattcaaaattctgTAGATGGTCATGATAGTGCTGAAGATGCAAGTGTGTGCATGGAGCTTATTCTTTATAAAGTAAAAGAAGATCTTAAGACTAGATGA
- the LOC113401649 gene encoding deoxyuridine 5'-triphosphate nucleotidohydrolase, producing MPGNKDLRTLLKFTRLTYNAFPPVKGSDRAAGFDLKSAYDYKVPAKGKELVKTDLQIELPTGCYGRVAPRSGLAVKNFIDVGAGVIDEDYRGNVGVVLFNHSDQDFVVKKGDRIAQLICEVIFHPDLLEVENLTETKRANGGFGSTGTQ from the exons ATGCCTGGGAACAAAGATCTAAGAACACTTTTAAAATTCACACGCCTTACTTATAATGCATTCCCGCCTGTAAAAGGTTCAGATCGTGCAGCAggatttgatttaaaaag TGCCTATGATTACAAAGTACCAGCAAAAGGCAAAGAATTAGTAaaaacagatttacaaattGAATTGCCCACTGGTTGTTATGGACGAGTGGCACCTAGATCTGGCTTAGctgttaaaaatttcattgatgTTGGAG CTGGTGTTATAGATGAAGACTACAGAGGAAATGTTGGTGTAGTGTTATTTAATCACTCTGATCAAGACTTTGTGGTTAAAAAAGGTGATAGAATAGCTCAGCTTATATGTGAAGTGATTTTTCACCCTGATTTACTTGAAGTAGAAAACTTAACTGAAACAAAGAGGGCAAATGGTGGATTTGGCTCTACaggaacacaataa